A single region of the Pygocentrus nattereri isolate fPygNat1 chromosome 27, fPygNat1.pri, whole genome shotgun sequence genome encodes:
- the nelfe gene encoding negative elongation factor E — translation MAVFPSALTEEEESLQKKYAKLKKKKKALLALKKQSSSNQTSQAGLKRTLSDQPVVDTATATEQAKMLIKSGAISAIKSENKNSGFKRSRTLEGKLKDPEKGPVPAFLPFQRSVSTDEDPAESAKRSHRKSLYESFVTSGERSRDDDDGGAMSSSRDFDRDRERELDRDRERERDRERDRERERERDRDREREREREREREWSRDRERDRERDRERERDRDRSRDRERDRDRDRERDRERDRERDGPFRRSDSYPERRSVRKGNTVYVYGSGLVEDSLRAAFAQHGNIIDLSMDSPRNCAFVTFEKMESADQAVAELNGATVGEVTVKVSIARKQPMLDAATGKSVWASLAVQNSAKGSYRDKRNQVVYSEDFL, via the exons ATGGCTGTGTTTCCAAGCGCGCTGACCGAAGAGGAGGAATCACTGCAGAAAAAATATGCAAAGTTAAAGAAAAAG AAAAAAGCTCTGCTGGCACTTAAGAAGCAGAGTTCCAGCAATCAGACAAGCCAGGCTGGACTGAAGCGGA CTCTGTCAGACCAGCCTGTGGTGGACACAGCGACCGCCACTGAACAGGCCAAGATGCTCATCAAATCTGGTGCTATTAGCGCCATCAAATCAGAGAACAAGAACTCGGGGTTCAAGCGGTCAAGAACACTGGAGGGGAAATTAAAG GATCCGGAAAAGGGTCCCGTTCCAGCATTCCTCCCATTTCAGAGAAGCGTTTCCACAGATGAGGATCCTGCTGAG TCTGCTAAACGATCTCACAGAAAGAGTCTTTATGAGAG TTTCGTCACGTCTGGAGAACGTTCCCGGGACGATGACGACGGAGGAGCAATGTCATCCAGCCGTGATTTTGATCGTGACCGTGAAAGAGAGCTGGACAGAGACCGAGAACGAGAGAGGGACCGCGAGAGGGACCGTGAAAGAGAACGAGAACGTGATCgggacagggagagggagagggagcggGAGCGGGAGCGCGAATGGAgccgagacagagagagagatcgcgagcgggacagagagagagagagagacagagacaggagccgggacagagagcgagaccgGGACAGGGAccgcgagagagacagagagagggacagagagagagatggaccaTTTAGAC GCTCAGACTCGTACCCAGAGCGGCGGAGTGTGAGGAAGGGAAACACAGTGTATGTGTACGGTTCAGGACTCGTGGAGGACAGCCTGCGGGCAGCTTTTGCTCAGCATGGCAACATCATTGACCTGTCCATGGATTCCCCACGCAA CTGTGCTTTTGTCACATTTGAGAAGATGGAGTCAGCAGATCAGGCTGTAGCAGAG CTGAACGGCGCCACAGTGGGAGAGGTTACTGTCAAAGTCAGCATCGCTAGGAAGCAGCCAATGCTGGATGCAGCCACGGGCAAGTCTGTGTGGGCTTCTCTAG CTGTTCAAAACAGTGCCAAGGGTTCATACAGGGACAAGCGAAATCAGGTTGTCTACAGTGAAGATTTCCTCTGA